The following are encoded in a window of Legionella geestiana genomic DNA:
- the fabZ gene encoding 3-hydroxyacyl-ACP dehydratase FabZ, which translates to MTESVVDIRSILEHIPHRYPFLLVDRVLEYTPFEYLTAIKNVTMNEPFFQGHFPGQPIMPGVLMLEALAQASAILSSLSRSASEGHSFMYFFAGIDNARFKQIVTPGDQLRLEARLVNRKRDFWAMHCEAWVGDKLACAADLLSVAKEVKSDQ; encoded by the coding sequence ATGACGGAATCCGTTGTTGATATTCGTAGTATTCTTGAGCATATTCCACACAGGTATCCGTTTCTTCTGGTGGACAGAGTGCTGGAATATACGCCGTTTGAGTACCTCACCGCCATTAAAAACGTCACCATGAATGAGCCGTTTTTCCAGGGGCATTTCCCGGGGCAGCCCATTATGCCTGGCGTCTTGATGCTGGAAGCGCTGGCGCAGGCCAGTGCCATACTCTCGAGTCTTTCGCGATCTGCAAGCGAGGGGCATTCGTTTATGTATTTTTTTGCAGGCATCGACAATGCACGCTTTAAACAGATAGTAACGCCTGGCGATCAGCTGCGGCTTGAAGCCCGGCTGGTTAACCGCAAGCGCGATTTCTGGGCCATGCACTGTGAAGCATGGGTCGGCGACAAGCTTGCGTGTGCGGCCGATTTGTTGAGTGTTGCGAAGGAAGTAAAAAGTGATCAGTGA
- a CDS encoding MFS transporter → MNRRLLLVILFSWFLGNAGIYFLAPALPRLAEDFQVAAGVIPLVMSFFLVGKALGMLLWGFVSERVGRRPVFLGGLWLYVLSNGFAAVSVSLPQMLLARGLQGLAVGATLLMGRAMVNDSEPEAKAIARFGFLFSAGGVCIAFLPLLGSLLVGVYGWRGASLAMACYGLVLLLPARKITETRPSLEQKVCFTESLRKVFHNGYFVRILAVSALMMAGESAFNTSSAIVLMHTEGFSLAAFGGIKTLVLFAHIFGTLACAALSRYTDSDRLVGAGVSAFGLASVMALGAAWVSASILLTFLLPMLVYYFGTGFVVTAATAASVRPFPGRMALALGISLCFQFGFSALASFCCSLAGIENTWSLMGVVAASGILAMAVWFFPCRRVIATRNEV, encoded by the coding sequence ATGAACAGGCGTCTGCTGCTCGTCATTCTCTTCAGCTGGTTTCTTGGCAATGCCGGAATCTATTTTTTAGCCCCGGCACTGCCACGCCTTGCGGAGGACTTTCAGGTGGCGGCAGGGGTCATTCCTCTTGTAATGTCGTTCTTTCTCGTGGGTAAGGCGCTTGGCATGCTGCTCTGGGGATTTGTGAGTGAGCGCGTGGGCAGGCGCCCGGTATTTCTTGGGGGGCTTTGGCTTTATGTGCTGAGCAACGGGTTTGCCGCAGTCTCTGTGAGCCTGCCGCAGATGCTTCTGGCCCGTGGACTCCAGGGACTTGCCGTTGGCGCAACCCTTTTAATGGGGCGTGCCATGGTGAATGATTCAGAGCCTGAAGCCAAAGCCATTGCCCGCTTTGGCTTTCTTTTTTCCGCAGGCGGCGTCTGCATCGCATTCTTACCATTGCTCGGCAGCCTGCTGGTCGGCGTTTACGGATGGCGGGGAGCCAGTTTGGCCATGGCGTGTTATGGCCTCGTCCTGTTGCTTCCTGCCCGCAAAATTACGGAAACCCGCCCGTCTTTGGAACAGAAGGTATGCTTTACCGAAAGTCTGCGCAAGGTGTTCCATAACGGCTATTTTGTGCGCATTCTTGCGGTGTCTGCGTTGATGATGGCGGGGGAATCCGCGTTTAATACCAGCAGCGCCATTGTTTTGATGCACACGGAAGGTTTTAGCCTCGCCGCTTTTGGCGGTATTAAGACACTCGTATTATTCGCACATATCTTTGGCACACTCGCATGCGCCGCACTTTCCCGGTACACAGACAGCGACCGGCTGGTCGGGGCTGGTGTGAGTGCTTTTGGTCTGGCCTCCGTCATGGCACTGGGAGCCGCATGGGTATCCGCATCCATACTGTTAACGTTTTTGCTGCCAATGCTTGTATATTATTTCGGTACGGGCTTTGTCGTTACAGCCGCTACGGCTGCCAGCGTGCGTCCTTTTCCGGGGCGCATGGCGCTCGCTCTTGGCATTTCGCTCTGTTTTCAGTTTGGTTTTTCTGCACTGGCCAGTTTCTGCTGCAGCCTTGCCGGAATTGAAAACACCTGGTCCCTGATGGGGGTAGTCGCTGCAAGCGGAATACTTGCGATGGCAGTATGGTTTTTTCCTTGCAGAAGGGTTATCGCAACCCGCAATGAAGTGTGA
- a CDS encoding MFS transporter produces MKASVMRCMLGGQFLMMLALEMGNTWMGLMIAGLEDVPASQVVFWNMLALLLPMVASMVMAPLWGYLSDRHGYRPMLMRAAMALCLSQIMMLFASSTRVILLIRLLQGLFAGFLAAMQAYALAFDNREQRGRILVRLQSARALGTGFAGVTGGALLGAGGFTLLYAAAALLCFFALGWMYMALPRVEVTRTETVERTDARGMSRMLLVSGTLIILAQLIRFFPEAVFTLAMNNRMPGQYLATGLLCSLPAIGLLASTSWTGRRIDAARACPRLRRRFLLGCALLGGFSMLLQALDAGYVVSALARFSWGITLGALLPALFCEINDRAHAPGAAVGMANAFAKAGNILGVGLGGFAAGLMPLSSLFLLLALLYGLFMVIVRVGFREGKISEFSGGKEILSQ; encoded by the coding sequence ATGAAAGCATCGGTCATGCGCTGCATGCTGGGCGGTCAGTTTTTAATGATGCTGGCCCTTGAAATGGGTAATACCTGGATGGGGCTCATGATTGCGGGCCTCGAGGACGTTCCCGCCAGTCAGGTGGTTTTCTGGAACATGCTCGCCTTGTTACTGCCGATGGTGGCAAGCATGGTGATGGCGCCTTTATGGGGGTACCTGTCAGACCGCCATGGCTACCGCCCCATGCTGATGCGTGCGGCAATGGCCCTATGCCTTTCTCAGATAATGATGCTGTTTGCGAGCTCGACACGGGTTATCCTTCTCATTCGCCTGCTGCAGGGGCTTTTTGCGGGGTTTCTCGCCGCCATGCAGGCGTATGCGCTTGCTTTTGACAACAGGGAGCAGCGGGGGCGCATTCTTGTGCGACTGCAATCGGCAAGAGCGCTCGGTACCGGGTTTGCGGGAGTGACAGGAGGGGCTCTACTGGGAGCCGGCGGCTTTACGCTGCTCTATGCCGCGGCGGCACTGTTGTGTTTTTTCGCGCTCGGCTGGATGTATATGGCACTTCCGCGTGTAGAAGTGACACGGACCGAGACGGTTGAGCGCACAGACGCTCGAGGCATGAGCCGCATGCTGCTCGTCAGCGGGACCTTGATAATCCTCGCGCAGCTGATTCGCTTTTTCCCTGAAGCCGTTTTTACGCTCGCCATGAATAACCGCATGCCAGGGCAATATCTCGCCACAGGGCTGTTGTGTTCATTGCCCGCCATCGGGCTGCTTGCCAGTACGTCGTGGACCGGGCGCCGTATCGATGCCGCGCGTGCCTGCCCCCGTTTGCGGCGCCGCTTTTTGCTGGGGTGCGCGCTTCTTGGCGGCTTTTCCATGCTGCTTCAGGCATTGGATGCGGGGTATGTAGTCAGTGCGCTGGCGCGCTTTAGCTGGGGGATTACCTTAGGCGCACTCCTGCCAGCACTTTTTTGTGAAATCAATGACCGCGCTCACGCGCCGGGTGCTGCGGTTGGAATGGCGAATGCTTTTGCAAAGGCCGGAAACATCCTTGGGGTCGGGCTGGGTGGTTTTGCCGCAGGCCTGATGCCGCTTTCTTCCTTGTTTTTACTGCTGGCGCTACTCTATGGGCTGTTCATGGTTATCGTTCGAGTGGGCTTTAGAGAAGGAAAAATTTCTGAGTTTTCTGGCGGGAAGGAGATTTTGTCGCAATGA
- a CDS encoding OmpH family outer membrane protein gives MKRLSRVLMALSLLMAGTAALADGARIGVVDLQKIMQTSTQMKAIQEKLEKEFKPRRDKLVAMEESLKKDMEKFKRDSAVMSQTQKKELERAIVASQQKFEREGQQYQQELSTAHNEAMEELYGKIRAAITRVASTGKYDIVLQKDAAPFSSDKLDVTAQVMKEIH, from the coding sequence ATGAAACGTTTGAGCCGTGTACTGATGGCTTTGAGTCTGTTGATGGCAGGCACAGCTGCTCTGGCAGATGGAGCAAGAATTGGCGTGGTTGATTTGCAGAAAATCATGCAGACCTCCACCCAGATGAAAGCCATCCAGGAAAAGCTTGAGAAAGAGTTCAAGCCCCGCCGTGACAAGCTGGTTGCCATGGAAGAGTCTTTGAAAAAAGACATGGAAAAATTCAAGCGTGACAGTGCGGTCATGAGTCAGACGCAAAAGAAAGAGCTTGAGCGCGCGATAGTTGCTTCACAGCAGAAGTTTGAGCGTGAAGGTCAGCAGTATCAGCAGGAACTCAGCACCGCTCACAATGAAGCGATGGAAGAACTGTACGGCAAAATCCGCGCGGCGATTACCCGTGTTGCGAGCACCGGCAAGTACGACATTGTTTTGCAGAAAGACGCAGCACCTTTCAGCTCTGACAAGCTGGATGTTACGGCTCAGGTAATGAAAGAAATTCATTAA